Within the Salmo salar chromosome ssa12, Ssal_v3.1, whole genome shotgun sequence genome, the region GGAGTAGAGTCAGATTAAATAAAGCAGTGCTAGGTCTCTGATATGGAACTGGGTCACCAATTGGGTCATTTGACTTGTATGAATAATGAGATGACATTCAATTGGTGGactagcaatgtttttttttttttttcattttcataatTTTTACATAATTAGTGAGTTCACATTGTTTTATGACGTACATTATTTATGAATTCACACTTTTTGGTTTCAAGGCAACTCCTATGGAGACTCCAACTAGGATGGAGTCTGTAGCGCAAGAGGACAAAACCAAACTCCTAAAAGCAGCGTTCCTGCAGTTTTGCAGGTAAGTCTGCAGAATGATTGTGTGTCGTTGGCTCCAATTGCTCAAGTTTGAGATTTATTCACAGTGACACAGACCCCCTTTGTAAAACAAGGGAATTTGTTTGTTTCTCCCCTAAAAAAAAATGTCCCTGTGTTGAGGACGATGTGGATTTCGGTCTGTGTAATTACTTGCTCTCTGTGATTGCATCTGCCCTGTTGTTGGTAAGCTCGAGCAGCTGTTACTGCCAAATGAGGATGCAGAGCTCTGTGAGTTTTTTTtacagaaagagggagggagtgttTGTGAGTGACTGTGAGAGAGTACATGTACACATCGAGTGAATGGGGTACCACTAAGTAATGAGTACCACTAAGTAATTCTGTGAAAATATTTTATGTGTTTTCAGGAATGACCTGGTTAAATGATCTAAGCAATAAACATGGTTACTATTGAGTTTACCTTACAATGTTGTGAGTAGAACGTAACTGTTGTGATTGTCAGGAATGACCTGGTGGgggcccagaccatgacagatGAGCTGTTCCCCCCGAAGGGGGACGGTGAGGTGGGCGGGGAGCTGGACCTGGTGGTGACCCGGATCAACCTGGACCTGGTGGACGACTACCCAGCCTCAGACCCCCGCTGGGCCGAGTCTGTCCCTGACggtgggacagagggagggagggagggagaacaggaaaagagggagagaaatgtagaCAGGCGAAGACATGGAAACCTGTAGTTCTTTTCTATCAAAATGATTGAATATATTGTTCCACATAGAAGTGACCTTGTTTCTGTGTTGTCGTGTCCAGAGAGTGCTGGCTTCCCCCTGACCTCCCTCATCATCCTCCACCAGCTGGAGGACAAGATGAAGGCCCACGGCTGCTTCATGGACTTCCTGCTACAGGTGGGTCACCTGCATAGAAATCTATTTCAGTCCTGAATAATTCTAATCCTGTGGGCCACCTGCATAGAAATGCATTTCAATCCCGTTTAATCCGGAATAATTCTAATCATATGGGTCACCGTGGGATCGGACTTCACTACAGGGCTCCTCACAGATTTCTGAATAAAGATCGATATGTCATGACTGAGTTCAACAACCTTATCTCGTTACTCCACACCCCGatttccaaacgagcttcaatgccatacaacactccttccgtggcctccaactgctcttaaacgctagtaaaactaaatgcatgctcttccacatattctaagtcagaaccgtccaaagtagtgatggtagtcgggcgggcgggtgcgggcagcgatcggtatcgctgcccgcacctgcccgttaCTTCTTTGCTAGGTaacgctccgccttatctcagctcactggtcaccataacagcacccacctgtagcacgcactccagcaggtatctcactggtcatctccaaagccaattcctcctttggccgcctttccttccagttctctgctgccaatgactggaacgaattgcaaaaatacgtctccaacttcagcgatatctccctcactaactttaaacatcagctatctgagcagcttactgattgctgcagctgtacacagcccatctgtaaatagcccacccaactgcctacctcatccccatattgtttttatttacttttctgctcttttacacaccactatttctacttgcacatcatcatctgcacatctatcactccagtgttaattttctaaattgtaattacttcgctactatggcctatttattgccttacctccttactccatttgcacacactgtacatagatttttctactgtgttattgactgtacgtttatttatgtgtaactctgttgttgtttttgtcgcactgctttgctttaacttggccaggtcgcagttgtaaatgagaacttgttctcatacTGGTACACCTCCCTTCCCCCACAGGTGGGTCTCCTGGACCGGCTGGGCCAGACCGCGGTGCGCTCGTCTCCCATGGCGACGCGCCTGTTGCTGTGTGAGCACGCCGAGAAGCTACAGGCGGCCATGACGCTGAAGAACCACCACGCCAAGCACGGCGAGCTGATCAATCGCGCCATCCTCATTGCCTTGAGGAAGAGCAACGCAACCGTGTCCACCAGCCTCACGGCTGCCGACATCTTCTTCAGAGAGGTGACAATGACAGAGATAATATCCCCAGCAGAGTTGGGGTCTGGTGACAATGACAGAGATAATAGTTGGGGTCTTCACACAATTTAGATGATTTGAGATTCCAATTTAAATCATAAAATCATGTTTTCAATGTCAAAACATTAGCTTTGGGATTGTGGGAAGCTTCTGTCTTATGCCTCAGGTGAGGTTattaagaggtgtgtgtgtgtgtgtgtgtgtgtgtgtgtgtgtgtgtgtgtgtgtgtgtgtgtgtgtgtgtgtaggtgtctcaAATCTCCTCAGTCTTTGAGTGTCTactagaagaggaggagaggactctGAAGGAGAACCCTGTGGACTCTGTGAAGTGGGCTGAAGTGGTGCTCAGtgtcaacaccatcatcaaggtACACAACACAGGCAGTGCAGGCTCTGTATCCACATCCATATTGTTAGTCACGTATCTTCCATGCATGTGTATGGTTGCCTTTTGATCATATGGTGTGCTTATATATACtgtgtatctacagtgcattcgtaaagtattcagaccccttgacaatctacacacactaccccataatgacaaagcaaaaacaggtttttagacatttttgcaaatatatgcaaaaaaatatcacatttacctaagtattcagacccacacctgtatttggggagtttttcccattcttctctgcagatcctctcaagctctgtcaggttggatggggagcgtcactgcacagctattttcaggtctctccagagatggtggatcgggttcaagtccaggctctggctgggccactcaaggacattcagagacttgtcccgaagccacacctgcattgtcttggctgtgtgcttagggtcattgtcctgttggaaggtgaaccttcgccccattctgaggtcctgaacgctctggagaaggctttcatcaaggatctctctgtactttgctccgttcatctttccttcgatcatgactagtctcccagtccctgccgcagaaaacatccccacagcatgatactgccaccaccatgcttcaccgtaggggtggtgccaggtttcctccagatgtgacgtttggcattcaggccaaagagttcaatcttggtttcatcagaccagagaattttgtttctcatggtctgagagtcctttaggtgccttttggcaaactccaagtgggctgtcatgtgccttttactgaggaatggcttcagtctagccactctaccataaaggcctgataggtggagtgctacagagatggttgtccttctggaaggttctcccatctccacagaggaactctggagctctgtcagagtgaccatcgggttcttggtcacctccctgaccaaggccgattgctcagtttggctgggcggccagctctaggaagagtcttggtggttccaaactgattgaggccactgggttcttggggatcttcaatgctgcagacattttttggtactcttccctagatctatgcctcgacacaatcctgtctcggagcgctacggacaattccttcgacctcatggctgggttttgctctgacatgcactgtcaactgtgagaccttttatatagacaggtgtgtgcctttccaaatcatgtcctatcaattgaattgaccacaggtggactccaatcaagttgtagaaacatctcaaggattataaatggaaacaggatgcacctgagctcaattttgagtctcatagcaaagggtctgagtacttatgtaaataaggtatttatttgtcataaatttgcaaaaatgtcttaacctgttttcgctttgtcattatggggtattgcgtgtagatttaATGAGGAACAATAatgtattttaatacatttttgaataaggccgTAACCTTACAaagtgtggaaaaggtcaaggagtctgaatactttccgaatgcactgtatatatgctGAGCAACAATATAAgtgcaacatttaaagtgttggtccatgagctgaaataaaagatcccagaaatgttccatacgcacaaaaaatgtatttctctctAATTTGTTTACctttcctgttagtgagcatttcttctttgcccagataatccatccacctgacaggtgtggcatatcaaaaagctgattaaacagcatgatcattacacaggtgcacctcgtgctgggcctggctccccagttgctggacctggctcccaagtgggtgggcctatgcccacccatggctgtacccctgcccagtcatgtgaaatccatagattagggcctaatgaatttatttcaattgactgatttccttatatgaactgtaactcagtaaaatcattgaaattgttgcctgttgcgtttatatttttgttcatatatgtacagttgaagtcggaagtttacatacaccttagccaaatacatttaaactcagttcttcacaattcctgacatttaatccaagtaaaaattccctgtcttaggtcagttaggatcaccactttattttaagaatgtgaaatgtcagaataatagtagagtgaatgatttatttcagcttttatttctttgatcacattctcagtgggtcagaagtttacatacactcaattagtatttggaagcattgcctttaaattgtttaacttggttcaaatgtttcaggtagccttccacaagcttcccacaataagttgggtgaattttagcccattcctcctgacagagctggtgtaaattagtcaggtttgttggcctccttgctcgcacacgctttttcagttctgcccggaAATGTTTCTATAGGattcaggtcagggctttgtgatggccactccaataccttgactctgttgtccttaagccatttttccacaactttggaagtatgcttgggggcaTTGTCCattttagaagacccatttgcgaccaagctttaacatcctgactgatgtcttgagatgttgcttcaatatatccacataatttcctccctcatgatgccatctattttgtgaagtgcaccagtccctcctgcagcaaagcacccccacaacatgatgctgccacccccgtgcttcacggttgggatggtgttcttcgggcttgcaagcctccccctatttcctccaaacctaacgatggtcattatggccaaacagttctatttttgtttcatcagaccagaggacatttctccaaaaagtacgatctttgtccctatgtacagttgcaaatcgtagtctggcatttttatggcggttttggagcagtggcttcttccttgctgagtggcccgtcaggttatgtcgatataggactctttttactgtggatatagatacttttgtaccggtttcctccagcatcttcacaaggttctttgctgttcttctgggattgatttgcacttttcgcacaaaggtacgttcatctctaggagacagaacgcgtctccttcctgagcggtatgacagctgcgtggtcccatggtgtttatacttgtgtactattgtttgtacagatgaacgtggtgccttcaggcgtttggaaattgctcccaaggatgaaccagacttgtggaggtcttcaattttttttctgaggtcttagctgatttcttttgattttcccatgatgtcaagcaaagaggcattgagttcgaaggtaggccttgaaatacatccacaggtagacctccaattgactcaaattatgtcaattagcctatcagaagcttctaaagccatgacatcgttttctggaattttccaagctgtttaaaggcacagtcaacttagtgtatgtaaacttctgacccactggaattgtgatacagtaagttataaaggttaaataatctgtctgtaaacaattgttggaaaaagtacttgtgtcatgcacaaagtagatgtcctaacagacttgccaaaactatagtttgttaacaagaaatttgtggagtggttgaaaaacaagttttaatgactctaaccaaagtgtatgttaacttctgacttcatCTGTATGTCATGTTGCTTGTGAGGTTGTATTTCTTGTAATGGCACAGTCAGTAATTTGTGTACGTTTGTGTGTTGTATTCCAGGACATGCTGCAGGCTGctggtcagtacagagacaccaAGGCCTCACTGTACAGAGCCTCAGAGAGCACCCCTGCTGAGCCAGAATACATCCCATGGACCGGTACATTCCCTGTTGAACACACATAGTAATCTAAAGTAACTTCTTGTAACGCCTTGTCTCCTTTTGTTAATGTCAACTGATCTGAAAAGACAGGATAGGTGAAAGTGATACGCTAGATCCCTTTCACTGCGATGAAGGAGAAGAATTTAGAGTCTCCCAAATGTAAGACAATTGAGATGCGCCCTTAATCCCTaaacctgtctctttctctccccacagCCTCTAGCGGTCTGGGCGGGGTGCGCACCGTCATCGCCCGCCAGCACGAGGTGATCCTGCGTGACGTGTACCCTCACGCCGACTCGGAGCTGCGCAATGGCCTGAACGAGCAGCTGGCAGCGCTGCTGGACGTGCTCCTGGGAGGCTACGTTTCCCAGCTGACCTCACTGAGACCAGGCCGGCCGGGCCAGCAGGACCGCTACAACACCCTGGAGATGGAGTACACGCAGCGCCGCTCTGAGCTGCTCGCACCACTGTGTGAGTGGAGGTTGAACGCAAAATACCGGGCGGACATTTTGGCTTGAGTGTTTGGTTACCGGGTCAAGACATTTTGGAATACAAAATAAGTGGAATTACAGTTGAATTACACATTTTAtagctaaatgtagctgataATTTATGAAAAATATAAGCCTGACTGCTTATTGCTTCCATTATAAAGGTATTATGTACACTTAAATAATATTAAGGGTGTTAACTTTTCTTTATGTTCCAGTGGAGCTGGGTCAGTACCAGTGGGTGGCGGCACTGGCAGAGAAGTACTGTGACTTTGACATCCTGGTCCAGATGTGTGAGCAGACTGACAACCAGAATAGACTGCAGCACTACATGGCCAAGTTCGCCGACCAGGTTAGACACTAATCCTCTAAAACCTGGGTGGTGTTCATTAGTTGGAGAAATTTTGAAATGGGGAGGTACTCCTTGAACTGGTCCAATAAGAACACAGATATTTGCatgttacatttttatttatttagcagacactcttatccagagcgacttacaggagcaatcagggttaagtgccttgctcaagggcacatcaacaaattttcacctagtcggctcggggattcgaaccaacaatcttttggttactggcctaacgcgcTTAACCGCTAGCCTACCTGCCGTTACTAAGACTGCACACGTAAATCATACATTGATACCCATTATGGGATAAAAATGTTGTTATTTCTCAAGCTAGGACTAGATTAGGATTCCAAAAATGCTGCGTGTTTCATTTAATTTCCATGTCACTTCCTGTAGAACTTTGCGGACTTCCTGTTCCGCTGGTACATGGAGAAGGGAAAGCGGGGCAAGCTGCTCTCCCAGCCCATCGCCCAGCACCGGCAGCTGGCCAGCTTCCTGCAGTCCCACGAACACCTCAGCTGGCTGCACCACATCCACGTACATGACTTCAGCAGTGTAAGtggaacacacactctctcacacatacacacacacatcagttgaCCTTAGTAGCTAACTTGTGAACATGCTGCTTCATATGAAAAGACTTACAGTAGACATAGTTTAGTTTCCCATGTTAATATAAACAGTGTTGCATTTGTGATATTTATTTGACCATCACTCCCCAGGCCCACAAAACCCTGTATGGCCAGGCCAACATGGAGACGCGTTACTTTGTGAAGAAGAAGACCCTGCTGGCTCTCAGTAAACTGACTGCCCTGGCATCAGACATGCCTGAGGCTGTGATGAAGAAACAAGTAGACGGTAAGGGGCTACTTGAGATACTGCTACTTAATTCTCACTTAAATCATACATTATTGTCAATGGGAATTATGAACATGTATTTCAAACTGTGTTAGTATTTAGCCCTAAGACAACAGACCCTGTTTGATGCAAAAGAAGCAAGGAAACCTCTGTTCACTGTGGGTTGTGTAATTGGTGAGTTCTGCAGGGATATCACCAGTGTTTTCCTTGTCATCCTACAGACATGGTAGAGCAGGAGAGGTTCTTGCTGCACCAGGAGACTCTGCCCAAACAGCTGCTGGAGGAGAAACAACAGAACCCAGACACCATGCCCCTGCTCAGCGCTCACAACCTTATTCATGTAAGAACACACATCAGTGGACCACTCACATTACCACATAACCCAACACAGACAACCTTATCAATGcaccattataaactgggtggttcgagccctgaatgctgattggctgacagctatggtatatcagaccgtatacggGTATGACAATGTTTTTATACCGCTCTAATttcgttggtaaccagtttataatagtaataaggcacctcaggggtttgtgatatatgggcAATATACCACACCTAAGgattgtatccaggcactccacgttgtgtCATGCTTATGAACAGccgttagctgtggtatattggccatataccacaccccctcatgccttATAGCTTATGTAGACCACACACGCACAGTCGCACAACCAGCAACTCTACATAAATCCACATACCtgccaccacacagacacacgatgacaatacaacacacacatctatcctcctgtcACCAACTGAACCCCAAAATACAACTCCCACAAATACCAATGGACTGACCTCATTTTTCTCTCTTCTCACCAGCTGTATATTTGTGATGACAATCGACGAGCCAATGAGTATGACTTCAAGAAGGCTCTGGATCTACTGGAGTACATAGACGAGGTAGTCCTACTGTCGCTAGCATGAATCATTAGCTCAGGGTTGATTAATCAGGTCTGTCAGGGTTCACTGATATGGGCCATATTCTTGTTGCAGGAGGACGCTGTGGACATTGAGGGACTCAAGTGTGAGATCTTCTGCAAGGCCCTCAAGAAAGACGAGTAAGTACCGCTCAATGGCCCTAATCCTTCTAATATCTCACTCTTACTCCCTTTCTTGCTAATTTCCTAATTCTATATTTGAAAGGTGTAAATACGCTGTTTGACACTTATcttatatttttgttatttatttacgCTGTCAATGAATTAATAAGCATTATTGTTATTACTGTAAGTTTGCATTGAGCTTCCTTTCCGCTGTGTTGCTCACAGCTGGTCGTCTGCTGATGGGAACGATGACCCTCTGGAGGCAGCCAAGGACAGCATCTTTGTCAAGATCCTCCTCAAGCTCATACAAGAAGGTAAGCACTGCAGTAGCCATTTTGTCTCGGTGTGTGACCAAAGGATTTCACTGTATTCTCATCAGTTAATTTGTTTGTTAACAACACATTTCAAGAGTTACTTAAGAAATATTTAGGAGATTGTTGTAATATTTTTTGTTATTAATTACAAAATATTGAAAAGGCTATTGAGTGTCACTGCTCTGTTTATGTACCTCTTTATGACCATTCCAACCTATTCAGAATGTCTTCTCTTGTTGTTTTCCAGGTGTTTCTCTACAGACCTACCTTCCTGACTTCAAAGACCTTCTTCAACTGGACGAGATGGAGGCTTTGAAATCAAAGCCCACTTTTGAGTTTGTACTGCGGGCCAACTATGAACATTACCTGCAAGCACAGATCTGATGACCCCTGACCCCTTTCACAACTGTGTCTCC harbors:
- the LOC106564728 gene encoding nuclear pore complex protein Nup133, with protein sequence MFSPRSTPCSGRRQSSRVTGRKSLAGTPTGLLFSPRRTSLAARSTPTRVQSYSTSEALHFDVQTFGSSLPVKVMEALTMADDDDQISVKVDESGWAWMVCGERLIIWKICQTAVAKLSVCKGLQLPTSEFVYYADLISISSPSPLETATVQSISVMAVAPEGTARFWPSLAHEGNYAETVVDMGKNLCNFVVAVRGGSFIVSSYKGQLMRLGADPSGKPLQRALQQGQGVLSGIGRRVSSLFGMLAPLTNNNLHSVLWVAETGCLYTLTSCGLSKWEVDEVTERQVLSWDSSRALTESVADAIWGSESNYEEIKEGVNVTYMDMQLSQDGLVVLAAAWHPSDSPCLAYFCLVTLLDNGNNISEELSVEVTKFNPPFQSEDALQAMRLVLPRASSPAAFLYNEELVFACSTGTGRGGLPEEKIPFNTPGDRLRGGGCCANLPVFFSQNSGLVAVVARESASMLPETMEDSLCFSLAEATPMETPTRMESVAQEDKTKLLKAAFLQFCRNDLVGAQTMTDELFPPKGDGEVGGELDLVVTRINLDLVDDYPASDPRWAESVPDESAGFPLTSLIILHQLEDKMKAHGCFMDFLLQVGLLDRLGQTAVRSSPMATRLLLCEHAEKLQAAMTLKNHHAKHGELINRAILIALRKSNATVSTSLTAADIFFREVSQISSVFECLLEEEERTLKENPVDSVKWAEVVLSVNTIIKDMLQAAGQYRDTKASLYRASESTPAEPEYIPWTASSGLGGVRTVIARQHEVILRDVYPHADSELRNGLNEQLAALLDVLLGGYVSQLTSLRPGRPGQQDRYNTLEMEYTQRRSELLAPLLELGQYQWVAALAEKYCDFDILVQMCEQTDNQNRLQHYMAKFADQNFADFLFRWYMEKGKRGKLLSQPIAQHRQLASFLQSHEHLSWLHHIHVHDFSSAHKTLYGQANMETRYFVKKKTLLALSKLTALASDMPEAVMKKQVDDMVEQERFLLHQETLPKQLLEEKQQNPDTMPLLSAHNLIHLYICDDNRRANEYDFKKALDLLEYIDEEDAVDIEGLKCEIFCKALKKDDWSSADGNDDPLEAAKDSIFVKILLKLIQEGVSLQTYLPDFKDLLQLDEMEALKSKPTFEFVLRANYEHYLQAQI